GATTGGTGAAGATCGAGGTGCCGAGATCGCCGTGCAGGAGGCGCCACACCCAGCTCCCGAACTGGATCAGGAACGGCCGGTCGAGGCCGAGGCTCTGGCGGATGCGCTCCACATCCTCCGGGCTCGCCTGGTCGCCCGCGATCACCACGGCCGGATCACCCGGCGCGATGTAAAGCAGGCTGAACACGAACAGCGCGACAATCGCCATCACCGGCAAGGTGGCGACGATGCGCCGGAGGATGTAGGAGAGCATCTGGCCTCAGCCCAGGATCATGCGGTCTTCGACACGCCCCAGAAGAACGGCAGCGGCCCCTTGGTGACACCGGAGACGTTCTTGCGCCACGCGGTGTAGCTCAGGAAGAAGCCGGTCGGCGCGTAGACGACGTCATCCATCGCCGCCTTGTTGAGACGGCCGATCGCGGCCTTCTCTTCGTCGAGGTTCTTTGCCTCGAACCAGGACGTGACCTCCTTTTCCGTGCCGGCACTGGTCGGCCAGCCAAACCAGGCCTTGTCGCCATTGGCACGAATGGCGGTGTAGGGCGCGGGGTTGATGCAGTCCGCGCCTGCGTGCCAGGTGTGGAACATGTTCCAGCCGCCCTGTCCCGGCGGCGTCTTCAGTGCGCGGCGCGCGCCGACCGTGCCCCAATCCGTCGCCACGAAGTCGACATTCATGCCGAGCTTCTTCAAGAGATCGGCCGTCACGTCGCCCATTGCCTTGGTAATCGGCTGGTCCTGCGCGACGAGACACGTCACCGGCTGACCGGAATAGCCGCTCTCCGCAAGCAGCTTCTTGGCGGCATCAAGATCGCGCTTGCCCATGAGGATCTCGCCGCCCATTTCGGTGTAGAGCGGCGTACCGGGCGTGAAGAAGCCAGGCAGCGGCTTCCACAGCGTGTCGTCGTCGCCGACGAGCGCGCGCATGTAGTCTTCCTGGCTCATCGCCATCAACACGGCGCGCCGCGCGCGCACGTCATTGAACGGCGGATAGAGGAAATTCATGCGGAAGGAGCCGATATTGCCGAGGGGATCGCCGATATCGACGTTGATGTTCTTGTTGTTCTTCAGCACCGGAACGAGATCGGCGATCGGGTTCTCCCACCAGTCGATCTCGCCATTCTGCAACGCGGCCGCCGCGGTCGCCGGATCCGGCATGACCACCCACTCGACGCGATCGACCAGGATCTGCTTGCCACCCGCGAGCCAAGACGCCTTCTCCTGCCGCGGCGCATAGTCGGTGAACTTTTCGAACACCGCTTTCGCGCCCGGCACCCACTCGCCCGTGGCGAACTTCATCGGGCCGGAGCCGACATAATCCGAGATCTGCTTGAACGGATCGGTCTGCGCGATGCGTTCCGGCATGATGAAGGCGCAAGGCGAATTGTTCTTGGCGAGCGCGTAGAGCATCTTCGGAAACGGCTGCTTCAGGACCCATTTGAAGGTGCGGTCGTCGACGGCCGTGAGCTCCTGCTGGATCGCCTTGAGCATCAGGCCCATGGGATCGCGCGCAGCCCAGCGATTGAGACTCGCGACGACGTCCTTGCTCAGCACCGGCTCGCCGTCGTGGAATTTCAGGCCCGAACGCAGCTTGAACGTCCAGGTCATGCCGTCGTCGGTCACTTCCTCGGATTCGACCATCTGGCGTTGTGGCACGAGCGAGGAATCGACGCCGTAAAGCGTGTCCCAGACCAGCGCCGCCGCATTGCGCACGACATATTGGGTGCCCCAGATGGGGTCGAAATTGGCGAGATTGGCCTGCGGCACGAAGCGCAGCGTGCGGGCCGAGGCACCTTGCGCGATCGCCGGGGCCGAGAGGCCGCCGGTCAACGCCAGACCGCTCGCGCCGGCCAGTCCCTTCAATACGGTCCTGCGATCCATAAAGTCCTCCCAGTCATGCCGTGATGCCGGCCGCTCATTGGCCAAAGGCAGGTGAAACAGAGCCCATCGGCCTGCAAATGGTATGCCAGCAATGGCGCTTCACGAGCGGGATCTTGTCGACTTCCGGCTGTCGCCGCGCGGCCGCAGGGAACGACGAGCTTCAGCGCGCCCGGTTCATGATCACAGCAGTTTGGCCCCGAAATTCCGCTCCGGATCCATGTCCGCGACGAGCCGGCCGGTGGGCTTTGCCGCCTCGCCTCCGCTGCGCGCCAGGAATTTGCCACTGCCGGCGCTGGCGAGACATTTGTCGCCGTCGACGATCAGCCGGCCGCGCGACAGCACCGACACCGGCCAGCCCTTCAACTTGCGGCCCGAGAACGGCGTGTAGCCGGCGAGATCGTGCATCATCTCGTCGGCGATCACGGTCTCGCGGTTGGGATCCCAGATCGCGATATCGGCATCGGCACCGACGGCGATCGAGCCCTTGCGCGGGTGCAGATTGTAGATTTTTGCCGGCGCCGTCGCGGTCAGCTCGACAAATTTTTCGACGCCCAGCCGGCCCTTGGAGACCATCGCGTCGAACAGCAGCGGCAGCCGCAGCTCTAATCCCGGAAGGCCGTTGGCGACCTGCTTGAAGTTCGGATTGGGGCCGGCGCGCAGCTTGCCGGTCTCATCAAAGCGATAGGGCGCATGGTCGGACGAAATGGTCTGGAGATCGCCGAGCGACAATGCCTGCCACAGCGCTTCCTGATCGGCATGCGTGCGCGGCGGCGGGCTGCACATCCACTTGGCGCCTTCCGCGCCGGGCTTGTCGAGATCGCCAGCGGTGAGGAACAGATATTGCGGACAGGTCTCCGCAAACACCTTCAGCCCCTGCCCGCGCGCGTCACGGATCACCTTGGCGCCTTCGGCAGTCGAGACATGGAAGATCATGATCGGCTGGTCGATCAGCGCTGCCATGCCGATCAGCCGGGTGAAGGCTTCCGCCTCCGAGACGCGGGCGTGGCTGACGGCGTGGTATTTCGGCATCGTGTAGCCGCGTGCAAGCAGCCGCTTCACCATCCAGGCGATGATGCCGTGGTTCTCCGCGTGCGCACACAGCATCGCGCCAGACTGGCGCGCGGCCAGGAGAATGTCGAGCAGCGGCTCGTCATCGACCTTGAGCCGGTCGTAGGTCATGAAGATCTTGATCGACGCATGCCCCTGCCTGACCAGTGCGGGAATGTCCTCCTCGATCGTCTCCCTGGTCGCGTCCGCGATGATCATGTGAAAGGCGTAGTCGATCAGGGCGCCCTTCCTGGCGAGCGCGTGATAATCCTCCACCACTTGCGGCAGCTTCATCCCGACATGCTGGGCCGCGAACGGGATCACCGTAGTGGTGCCGCCGAAGGCCGCCGATACGGTTGCGCTCTCGAACGTGTCGGCATTCATGATACCGGCCGCGGACAGCTGCTCGATATGGGCGTGGCTGTCGACGCCGCCAGGCAGCACCAGCTTGCCGCGCGCATCGATCTCGCGCCTGGCTGGCGGCAAGCCGCGGCCGATGGCGACGATGGTCTCGCCGGAGACGGCGACATCGGCCTCGAACACGTCAGTGGTGGTGGCGACGCGCCCGCCGCGGATGACGAGGTCGTAGGTGGGTTCGGTCATGAGGCACTCCATCAGTCATCGCCAGCTTGCGAGAAGAGCGTCGCCGTCACTTCGCCGGTGGCGGCACTGCGCCGGTGCGGCTCGTGATCAGGCCGTAATGCTCGATGCGGCGGTGCCTGGCGAAATCGAAGATCGTCGTCTTGCCGAAGGTGGTGGCATCGAGGTCGCAAGCGTGGACCAGAACCTCGTCGTCGTCGGTCTTCGCTTCAACAACGATCTCGCCATTGGGATCGACGATCAAGCTGCCGCCGAACAGCGCGTGGCCGTCCTCGATGCCGGCCTTGGCGACGGCAACCACCCAGGTTGCGTTCTGGTAGGCGCCGGCCTGCACGGAGAGGCGATTGTGGAACAGACGCTTTTCGACGCCCTCCTCGCCTCGCTCCGCATTCACCGACGGCGTGTTGTAGCCGATCAACACCATCTCGACGCCCTGCAAGCCCATGACGCGATAGGTCTCG
This genomic interval from Bradyrhizobium guangzhouense contains the following:
- the hydA gene encoding dihydropyrimidinase encodes the protein MTEPTYDLVIRGGRVATTTDVFEADVAVSGETIVAIGRGLPPARREIDARGKLVLPGGVDSHAHIEQLSAAGIMNADTFESATVSAAFGGTTTVIPFAAQHVGMKLPQVVEDYHALARKGALIDYAFHMIIADATRETIEEDIPALVRQGHASIKIFMTYDRLKVDDEPLLDILLAARQSGAMLCAHAENHGIIAWMVKRLLARGYTMPKYHAVSHARVSEAEAFTRLIGMAALIDQPIMIFHVSTAEGAKVIRDARGQGLKVFAETCPQYLFLTAGDLDKPGAEGAKWMCSPPPRTHADQEALWQALSLGDLQTISSDHAPYRFDETGKLRAGPNPNFKQVANGLPGLELRLPLLFDAMVSKGRLGVEKFVELTATAPAKIYNLHPRKGSIAVGADADIAIWDPNRETVIADEMMHDLAGYTPFSGRKLKGWPVSVLSRGRLIVDGDKCLASAGSGKFLARSGGEAAKPTGRLVADMDPERNFGAKLL
- a CDS encoding ABC transporter substrate-binding protein is translated as MDRRTVLKGLAGASGLALTGGLSAPAIAQGASARTLRFVPQANLANFDPIWGTQYVVRNAAALVWDTLYGVDSSLVPQRQMVESEEVTDDGMTWTFKLRSGLKFHDGEPVLSKDVVASLNRWAARDPMGLMLKAIQQELTAVDDRTFKWVLKQPFPKMLYALAKNNSPCAFIMPERIAQTDPFKQISDYVGSGPMKFATGEWVPGAKAVFEKFTDYAPRQEKASWLAGGKQILVDRVEWVVMPDPATAAAALQNGEIDWWENPIADLVPVLKNNKNINVDIGDPLGNIGSFRMNFLYPPFNDVRARRAVLMAMSQEDYMRALVGDDDTLWKPLPGFFTPGTPLYTEMGGEILMGKRDLDAAKKLLAESGYSGQPVTCLVAQDQPITKAMGDVTADLLKKLGMNVDFVATDWGTVGARRALKTPPGQGGWNMFHTWHAGADCINPAPYTAIRANGDKAWFGWPTSAGTEKEVTSWFEAKNLDEEKAAIGRLNKAAMDDVVYAPTGFFLSYTAWRKNVSGVTKGPLPFFWGVSKTA